A single window of Agromyces aureus DNA harbors:
- the nadC gene encoding carboxylating nicotinate-nucleotide diphosphorylase, translating to MSTDRREIDRIVTAALDEDAPWGDLTSETLIPADATATASLVAREPGVLSGIEVFAAAFRIVDPAIEVERLAADGDSFAAGDVLARVHGPARGILTAERVALNLSQRMSGVATLTARYVAAVSGIAGARARIVDTRKTTPGLRSLERQAVRDGGGRNHRRSLSDAIMAKDNHLAVLTAGGVDLASALRSARERMPHTAHLEVEIDRLDQLDAVLGGGADTIMLDNFDLDALREGVRRIGGRAVVEASGGVNLDTVAAIAATGVDVISVGALTHSARALDLGLDVDIDIDIALAAEDDAGAGSPRGART from the coding sequence ATGAGCACCGACCGTCGCGAGATCGACCGCATCGTCACCGCCGCACTCGACGAGGACGCGCCCTGGGGCGACCTCACGAGCGAGACGCTCATTCCGGCGGATGCCACGGCCACCGCCTCGCTCGTCGCCCGTGAACCGGGCGTGCTCAGCGGCATCGAGGTGTTCGCCGCGGCGTTCCGCATCGTCGACCCGGCGATCGAGGTCGAGCGGCTCGCCGCGGACGGCGACTCGTTCGCGGCCGGCGACGTGCTCGCCCGTGTGCACGGGCCGGCCCGTGGCATCCTCACCGCGGAGCGTGTCGCCCTCAACCTCAGCCAACGCATGTCGGGCGTCGCGACGCTCACCGCGCGGTACGTGGCCGCCGTGAGCGGCATCGCCGGCGCTCGCGCTCGCATCGTCGACACGCGCAAGACCACTCCGGGGCTGCGCAGCCTCGAACGCCAGGCCGTGCGCGACGGCGGCGGGCGCAATCACCGGCGCTCGCTCTCCGACGCGATCATGGCCAAGGACAACCACCTCGCGGTGCTCACGGCCGGCGGCGTCGACCTGGCCTCCGCGCTTCGATCGGCGCGGGAGCGGATGCCGCACACGGCCCACCTCGAGGTCGAGATCGACCGGCTCGACCAGCTCGACGCGGTGCTCGGCGGCGGCGCCGACACGATCATGCTCGACAACTTCGACCTCGACGCGCTTCGCGAGGGCGTTCGCCGCATCGGCGGGCGCGCGGTCGTCGAGGCGTCGGGCGGGGTGAACCTCGACACGGTCGCCGCGATCGCCGCCACCGGCGTCGATGTGATCTCGGTCGGGGCGCTCACGCACTCGGCGCGCGCGCTCGATCTCGGCCTCGACGTCGACATCGACATCGACATCGCACTGGCCGCCGAGGACGACGCGGGCGCGGGTTCGCCGCGCGGTGCGAGAACGTGA
- the nadB gene encoding L-aspartate oxidase, with translation MGHVLVVGGGIGGLWTAVRAADAGHDVELVTKTELADGNTRHAQGGIAAALFPDDSAERHFADTLSAGAGLCNPEAVRVLCDEGPARVRDLIRFGVAFDHGDSGLERGLEAAHSRARILHAGGDATGAAIERALVTTVRRRAVRIHEQTMLVDLLTEAGEVTESGDLRAAGDGVRPDGGVGTGTDGVRVIGARLLAASGDLIDVRADAVVLATGGAGQLFRHTTNPDVATGDGVAAAWRAGAEIADLEFVQFHPTALAAPGTPLISEAVRGEGAVLRDRDGRRFMTEISEQAELAPRDVVARAVWRASLDQGGEPVTLDATALGREFLDRRFPGLGAACRDAGYDWAEEPVPVTPAAHYAMGGVVTDLDGRTSLPGLYAVGETARTGVHGANRLASNSLLEAAVFADRAARAIDADADALAQPNSGDGRRRAAELRTPLGESRAASGVAPKTGGPERSHGAAAPVDRVALQALMWEHVGLERSADGLAAASDALETWRAPEVHDRRSAEDRNLLDLARLTVAAAAARTESLGAHFRSDAAANAVDTPRLLDPLGAGLGGEPEASAPLPLHGLVHLTPDAEEAA, from the coding sequence GTGGGGCACGTGCTCGTCGTCGGCGGCGGCATCGGGGGGCTCTGGACCGCGGTGCGCGCGGCCGACGCCGGCCACGACGTCGAGCTCGTCACGAAGACCGAGCTCGCCGACGGCAACACGCGCCACGCGCAGGGCGGCATCGCGGCGGCCCTCTTTCCCGATGACTCGGCGGAGCGGCATTTCGCCGACACCCTGTCGGCGGGCGCCGGACTCTGCAACCCGGAGGCCGTGCGCGTGCTCTGCGACGAGGGCCCGGCGCGCGTGCGCGACCTGATCCGGTTCGGCGTCGCGTTCGACCACGGCGACTCCGGGCTCGAGCGCGGGCTCGAGGCGGCGCACTCGAGGGCGCGCATCCTGCACGCCGGCGGCGACGCCACGGGCGCGGCCATCGAACGCGCGCTCGTGACCACCGTGCGACGACGGGCGGTGCGCATCCACGAGCAGACGATGCTCGTGGACCTGCTCACCGAGGCCGGCGAGGTGACCGAGTCGGGCGACCTGCGCGCCGCGGGCGACGGCGTTCGGCCCGACGGCGGGGTCGGCACCGGCACCGATGGCGTACGCGTGATCGGTGCGCGCCTGCTCGCGGCATCCGGAGACCTGATCGACGTGCGCGCCGATGCCGTCGTGCTCGCGACGGGCGGCGCCGGGCAGCTGTTCCGGCACACGACGAACCCCGACGTGGCGACGGGCGACGGCGTCGCCGCGGCCTGGCGTGCGGGCGCCGAGATCGCCGACCTCGAGTTCGTGCAGTTCCACCCGACCGCGCTCGCCGCCCCCGGCACGCCCCTCATCTCCGAGGCCGTGCGCGGCGAGGGCGCCGTGCTGCGCGATCGCGACGGCCGCCGCTTCATGACGGAGATCTCGGAGCAGGCCGAGCTCGCCCCCCGCGACGTCGTGGCCCGCGCCGTCTGGCGCGCGAGCCTCGACCAGGGCGGCGAGCCCGTGACGCTCGACGCGACCGCGCTCGGCCGGGAGTTCCTCGATCGGCGATTCCCCGGGCTCGGGGCCGCCTGCCGCGATGCCGGATACGACTGGGCCGAGGAGCCCGTGCCCGTCACGCCCGCTGCGCACTACGCCATGGGCGGCGTCGTCACCGACCTCGACGGACGCACGAGCCTGCCCGGGCTCTACGCCGTCGGCGAGACCGCGCGCACGGGCGTGCACGGCGCGAACCGGCTCGCGTCGAACTCGCTGCTCGAGGCGGCCGTGTTCGCCGACCGGGCGGCGCGCGCGATCGACGCGGACGCCGACGCGCTCGCGCAGCCGAACTCCGGAGACGGGAGACGACGCGCCGCCGAGTTGCGCACTCCCCTCGGCGAGTCGCGCGCGGCATCCGGAGTTGCGCCGAAGACGGGCGGACCCGAGCGGAGCCACGGGGCCGCCGCGCCCGTCGACCGGGTCGCCCTGCAGGCCCTCATGTGGGAGCACGTCGGACTCGAGCGCTCGGCCGACGGCCTGGCCGCGGCATCCGACGCCCTCGAGACCTGGCGGGCGCCCGAGGTGCACGACCGCCGCAGCGCCGAGGATCGGAACCTGCTCGACCTCGCACGCCTCACCGTGGCCGCCGCGGCCGCGCGCACCGAGAGCCTGGGCGCGCACTTCCGGTCGGATGCCGCGGCGAACGCGGTCGATACGCCCCGCCTGCTCGACCCGCTCGGAGCCGGCCTGGGCGGCGAGCCAGAGGCATCCGCCCCACTGCCCCTGCACGGACTCGTGCACCTCACCCCCGATGCCGAGGAGGCAGCATGA
- the nadA gene encoding quinolinate synthase NadA — protein MTIVQPDTRLAASVDRSIQLIQTGKAAGSTCSPDLAKGPWEFDAGPVAYGPGSSMGDVIPTGSPRQGALPESYKTASDAELHDRIRAAKATLGERVVVLGHFYQRDEVIEHADFVGDSFQLANAALTRPDAEAIVFCGVHFMAETADLLSTPEQAVILPNLAAGCSMADMADEESVEACWAQLEEVYGDLTATDASGRVPVIPVTYMNSSAALKGFVGRHGGIVCTSSNAKTVLEWAFERGQRVLFFPDQHLGRNTAKALGVPLEQMPMWNPRKPFGGSSADGLVDARVILWHGFCSVHRRFTVDQIAQARIDHPGVQVIVHPECPMPVVDAADAAGSTDFIVKAIQAAPAGSTFAIGTEINLVQRLAAEYPQHEIFCLDPVVCPCSTMYRIHPGYLAWVLEELVAGRVVNRITVGDDVAEPARVALERMLAAKPPAAVVPADAVPTGA, from the coding sequence ATGACGATCGTCCAGCCCGACACGCGGCTCGCGGCATCCGTCGACCGCTCGATCCAGTTGATCCAGACCGGCAAGGCGGCGGGCAGCACCTGCTCGCCCGACCTCGCGAAGGGGCCGTGGGAGTTCGACGCCGGCCCCGTCGCGTACGGCCCGGGCTCGTCGATGGGCGACGTGATCCCCACGGGGTCGCCCCGCCAGGGCGCGCTGCCCGAGTCGTACAAGACGGCCTCCGACGCCGAGCTGCACGACCGCATCCGCGCCGCGAAGGCGACCCTCGGCGAGCGCGTCGTCGTGCTCGGCCACTTCTACCAGCGCGACGAGGTGATCGAGCACGCCGACTTCGTGGGCGACTCGTTCCAGCTCGCGAACGCCGCGCTCACGCGTCCGGATGCCGAGGCCATCGTCTTCTGCGGAGTGCACTTCATGGCCGAGACCGCCGACCTGCTCTCGACGCCCGAGCAGGCCGTGATCCTGCCGAACCTCGCCGCCGGCTGCTCGATGGCGGACATGGCCGACGAGGAGTCGGTCGAGGCGTGCTGGGCCCAGCTCGAAGAGGTCTACGGCGATCTCACGGCGACGGATGCCTCGGGGCGCGTGCCCGTGATCCCGGTCACGTACATGAATTCGTCGGCCGCCCTGAAGGGCTTCGTCGGACGCCACGGCGGCATCGTCTGCACGTCGTCGAACGCGAAGACGGTGCTCGAGTGGGCGTTCGAGCGCGGGCAGCGCGTGCTGTTCTTCCCCGACCAGCACCTCGGGCGCAACACAGCGAAGGCCCTCGGCGTGCCGCTCGAGCAGATGCCGATGTGGAACCCGCGCAAGCCGTTCGGCGGCTCGAGCGCCGATGGGCTCGTCGATGCTCGCGTGATCCTCTGGCACGGCTTCTGCTCGGTGCACCGCCGCTTCACGGTCGACCAGATCGCGCAGGCGCGCATCGACCACCCCGGCGTGCAGGTCATCGTGCACCCCGAGTGCCCCATGCCGGTCGTCGATGCTGCGGATGCCGCGGGCTCGACGGACTTCATCGTGAAGGCCATCCAGGCCGCTCCCGCGGGCTCGACCTTCGCGATCGGCACCGAGATCAACCTCGTGCAGCGCCTCGCGGCCGAGTACCCGCAGCACGAGATCTTCTGCCTCGACCCGGTGGTCTGCCCGTGCTCGACGATGTACCGCATCCACCCCGGCTACCTCGCGTGGGTGCTCGAGGAACTCGTCGCCGGGCGCGTGGTGAACCGCATCACCGTCGGCGACGACGTGGCCGAGCCCGCACGCGTCGCGCTCGAGCGCATGCTCGCCGCGAAGCCCCCGGCCGCGGTCGTGCCCGCCGACGCCGTGCCGACCGGGGCCTGA
- a CDS encoding NUDIX hydrolase translates to MPRKIELAEARLAVSTVIFAREPGVAHGEQPVPALQPADRSLWIPLVRRLREPGEGRWALPGGWLGAAESLEGAAARTLEETTGVTPRYLEQLFTFGAPDRSPDERVVSVVYWALVRPEETSGAIEDPNVRWFDADDLPELAFDHNQIVAYALGRLRTKLGYSQIAHAFLDETFTLAELREVYETVMRRPLDPANFRRTVEASGALVETGEVRTGTPHRPPKLYRPADPAEAGIHGSFRIPVAPHLRRHP, encoded by the coding sequence ATGCCCCGCAAGATCGAACTGGCCGAAGCCCGCCTCGCCGTGTCGACCGTGATCTTCGCGCGCGAGCCCGGCGTCGCCCACGGCGAGCAGCCCGTGCCGGCGCTCCAGCCGGCCGACCGATCGCTGTGGATCCCGCTCGTGCGCCGCCTGCGCGAACCCGGCGAGGGCCGCTGGGCGCTCCCCGGCGGCTGGCTCGGCGCGGCCGAGAGCCTCGAGGGCGCCGCGGCGCGAACCCTCGAGGAGACGACCGGCGTCACGCCCCGCTACCTCGAGCAGCTCTTCACGTTCGGCGCCCCCGACCGCTCCCCCGACGAACGCGTCGTCTCGGTCGTCTACTGGGCGCTCGTGCGACCCGAGGAGACGAGCGGCGCGATCGAAGACCCGAACGTGCGCTGGTTCGACGCCGACGACCTGCCCGAGCTCGCCTTCGACCACAACCAGATCGTCGCGTACGCGCTCGGGCGCCTGCGCACCAAGCTCGGCTACTCGCAGATCGCGCACGCCTTCCTCGACGAGACGTTCACGCTCGCCGAACTGCGCGAGGTCTACGAGACCGTGATGCGGCGCCCCCTCGACCCGGCGAACTTCCGCCGCACGGTCGAGGCGTCGGGCGCACTCGTCGAGACCGGCGAGGTGCGCACCGGCACCCCGCACCGCCCGCCCAAGCTGTACCGGCCCGCCGATCCCGCCGAGGCGGGCATCCACGGCTCGTTCCGGATCCCCGTCGCACCGCACCTGAGGAGACACCCATGA
- the gcvT gene encoding glycine cleavage system aminomethyltransferase GcvT produces MTLDPGTTSPAAAPETAAPEVAAPADANAAGARERRSPLDAVHRAAGASFTDFAGWQMPVRYSSDLAEHHAVRTTSGLFDLSHMGEIVLIGPEAAAALDYALAGKLSAIEIGQAKYSLLLADDGGIIDDLVVYRTGDDRFMVVANASNAAVVADELRTRAAGFDTIVEDESDDIALIALQGPDARAVMLETPGFGVAGPGNDEEDFDASIAALKYYRAFPATFEGQPVLVARTGYTGEDGFELYVAPERAPALWSALVETGGPRVTLCGLASRDTLRLEAGMPLYGHELGRDILPVQAGLGRVVAHAKEGDFVGRAATADGPADDARVLVGLTTEGRRAPRADYEVYDGDGADAALVGVVTSGALSPTLGHPVAMAFVAPSAVDAGGLHVDVRGTRIAASVVALPFYKRTS; encoded by the coding sequence GTGACCCTCGATCCCGGTACCACCAGCCCCGCGGCAGCGCCCGAAACGGCGGCGCCCGAAGTCGCAGCGCCCGCCGATGCGAACGCCGCGGGCGCGCGCGAGCGACGCAGCCCGCTCGACGCCGTGCACCGTGCGGCCGGTGCGAGCTTCACCGACTTCGCCGGATGGCAGATGCCCGTGCGCTACTCGAGCGACCTCGCCGAGCACCACGCGGTGCGCACGACGTCGGGCCTGTTCGACCTGTCGCACATGGGCGAGATCGTGCTCATCGGCCCCGAGGCCGCGGCCGCCCTCGACTACGCGCTCGCCGGAAAGCTCTCGGCGATCGAGATCGGCCAGGCGAAGTACTCGCTCCTGCTCGCCGACGACGGCGGCATCATCGACGACCTCGTCGTCTACCGCACGGGCGACGACCGGTTCATGGTCGTCGCGAACGCGTCGAACGCGGCCGTCGTCGCCGACGAGCTGCGCACCCGGGCCGCCGGATTCGACACCATCGTCGAAGACGAGAGCGACGACATCGCCCTCATCGCGCTGCAGGGCCCCGACGCTCGCGCCGTGATGCTCGAGACGCCCGGCTTCGGCGTCGCCGGACCCGGCAACGACGAGGAGGACTTCGACGCGAGCATCGCGGCGCTGAAGTACTACCGCGCGTTCCCGGCCACCTTCGAGGGTCAGCCCGTGCTCGTCGCCCGCACCGGGTACACCGGCGAAGACGGCTTCGAGCTCTACGTCGCACCCGAGCGCGCGCCGGCGCTGTGGTCCGCGCTCGTCGAGACCGGCGGCCCGCGCGTGACGCTCTGCGGGCTCGCCAGCCGCGACACGCTCCGCCTCGAGGCCGGCATGCCGTTGTACGGGCACGAGCTCGGCCGCGACATCCTGCCCGTGCAGGCCGGCCTCGGCCGTGTCGTCGCCCACGCCAAGGAGGGCGACTTCGTCGGCCGCGCCGCGACCGCCGACGGCCCCGCCGACGACGCCCGCGTGCTCGTCGGGCTCACCACCGAGGGCCGCCGTGCGCCGCGCGCCGACTACGAGGTCTACGACGGCGACGGGGCGGATGCCGCGCTCGTCGGCGTCGTCACGAGCGGCGCGCTCTCGCCGACGCTCGGCCACCCCGTGGCCATGGCGTTCGTCGCGCCCTCGGCCGTCGACGCCGGCGGCCTGCACGTCGACGTCCGGGGAACGCGCATCGCGGCATCCGTCGTCGCCCTTCCCTTCTACAAGCGCACGTCCTGA
- the gcvH gene encoding glycine cleavage system protein GcvH, whose translation MTDQTALQYTEEHEWVLVEGDTVTIGITDYAAEKLGDIVYVDLPAAGTAVTLGTVVGEIESTKSVGELFAPVNGEVVEANQAVVDSPELVNSDPFGEGWLLKITAPELPELLSHDEYRALTGE comes from the coding sequence ATGACCGACCAGACCGCACTGCAGTACACCGAAGAGCACGAGTGGGTGCTGGTCGAGGGCGACACCGTCACCATCGGCATCACCGACTACGCCGCCGAGAAGCTCGGCGACATCGTCTACGTCGACCTGCCCGCCGCGGGCACGGCCGTCACGCTGGGCACCGTCGTCGGCGAGATCGAGTCGACGAAGTCGGTCGGCGAGCTCTTCGCGCCCGTGAACGGCGAGGTCGTCGAGGCCAACCAGGCCGTCGTCGACTCGCCCGAGCTCGTGAACTCCGACCCCTTCGGCGAGGGCTGGCTGCTGAAGATCACCGCCCCCGAACTGCCCGAGCTGCTGAGCCACGACGAGTACCGCGCCCTCACGGGCGAGTGA
- the gcvP gene encoding aminomethyl-transferring glycine dehydrogenase, with protein MSTSSTFDLDAFGRRHIGTTPSDHGIMLAELGYDSLEALMAAAVPTSIRMGEVLNSAIPAAATEREALAELAALADQNTVRTSMIGLGYSGTITPAVIQRNVLENPSWYTAYTPYQPEISQGRLEALINFQTMVTDLTGLDTANASMLDEGTAVVEGMLLARRGSKSASNRFVVDADALPQTHALLVSRAQAVGIELVVAPLDEHTDVAALGEHFGVFVQYPGASGRVWNPASVIAASKAQGALAVVAADLLALALITSPGELGADVAVGTSQRFGVPMGFGGPHAGYMAVRKGLERQLPGRLVGVSQDAAGHPAYRLSLQAREQHIRREKATSNICTAQVLLAVMASMYAVYHGPRGIRHIAVTTAAKAKALADALTGFGLTLAHDEYFDTIRVHVPGLAKNVVANARDLGLNVWEADEATVHVAVDETTTERELALVVEAFGFGERADVPASLSELPSSVPADLRRTSSYLTHPVFNTHQSETQMMRYLKQLADRDYALDRGMIPLGSCTMKLNAATEMQAVTWPEFANLHPFAPEADVVGTLGLVEQLETWLAEVTGYDTVSLQPNAGSQGELAGLLAIRGFHLANGEAERDLCLIPSSAHGTNAASAVLAGMRVVVVACDELGNVDLADLRAKIAEHAASIAALMITYPSTHGVYEHDVREICQAVHDAGGQVYVDGANLNALLGFARFGDFGGDVSHLNLHKTFCIPHGGGGPGVGPVAAKAHLAPYLPGHPMAQRTDHAGGFVHGGGPVSAAPYGSASILPISWAYVRMMGAEGLAQSTASAVLAANFVASRLREHFPVLYTGENGLVAHECILDLRPLTASTGVSVDDVAKRLVDYGFHAPTMSFPVAGTLMVEPTESEDLAELERFVEAMVAIKAEADAVARGEWPADDNPLRNAPHTAESVIAGEWTHPYTREQAVYPVHSLVRNKYWAPVRRIDQAYGDRNLVCACPPVEAFA; from the coding sequence ATGAGCACCTCCTCCACGTTCGACCTCGACGCCTTCGGACGTCGCCACATCGGCACGACGCCGAGCGACCACGGCATCATGCTCGCCGAGCTCGGCTACGACTCGCTCGAGGCCCTCATGGCCGCGGCCGTGCCGACGTCCATCCGCATGGGCGAGGTGCTGAACTCGGCGATCCCCGCCGCCGCGACCGAGCGCGAGGCGCTCGCCGAGCTCGCCGCGCTGGCCGACCAGAACACCGTGCGCACGTCGATGATCGGGCTCGGCTATTCCGGCACGATCACGCCGGCCGTGATCCAGCGCAACGTGCTCGAGAACCCCAGCTGGTACACGGCCTACACGCCCTACCAGCCCGAGATCTCGCAGGGCCGCCTCGAGGCGCTCATCAACTTCCAGACGATGGTCACCGATCTCACGGGGCTCGACACGGCCAACGCGTCGATGCTCGACGAGGGCACCGCGGTCGTCGAGGGCATGCTCCTGGCCCGACGCGGCTCCAAGAGCGCGAGCAACCGGTTCGTGGTCGACGCCGACGCGCTGCCGCAGACGCACGCGCTGCTCGTCTCCCGCGCCCAGGCCGTCGGCATCGAGCTCGTCGTCGCCCCGCTCGACGAGCACACGGATGTCGCCGCCCTCGGCGAGCACTTCGGCGTGTTCGTGCAGTACCCCGGCGCCTCGGGGCGCGTGTGGAACCCGGCATCCGTCATCGCCGCATCGAAGGCGCAGGGCGCGCTGGCCGTCGTGGCCGCCGACCTGCTCGCGCTCGCGCTGATCACGAGCCCAGGCGAGCTCGGCGCCGACGTCGCGGTCGGCACGAGCCAGCGCTTCGGCGTGCCCATGGGCTTCGGCGGACCGCACGCGGGCTACATGGCCGTGCGCAAGGGCCTCGAGCGCCAGCTGCCCGGACGCCTCGTCGGCGTCTCGCAGGATGCCGCCGGCCACCCCGCGTACCGCCTCAGCCTGCAGGCGCGCGAGCAGCACATCCGCCGCGAGAAGGCGACGTCGAACATCTGCACGGCGCAGGTGCTGCTGGCCGTCATGGCGTCGATGTACGCGGTGTACCACGGCCCCCGCGGCATCCGCCACATCGCCGTGACGACCGCGGCGAAGGCGAAGGCCCTCGCCGACGCGCTCACGGGCTTCGGCCTGACGCTCGCGCACGACGAGTACTTCGACACGATCCGGGTGCACGTGCCCGGCCTCGCGAAGAACGTGGTCGCCAATGCTCGCGACCTCGGCCTGAACGTCTGGGAGGCCGATGAGGCCACCGTGCACGTGGCGGTCGACGAGACGACCACCGAGCGCGAGCTCGCGCTCGTCGTCGAGGCGTTCGGCTTCGGAGAGCGAGCGGATGTCCCGGCGTCGCTTTCCGAGCTTCCATCGAGCGTTCCCGCCGACCTCCGTCGCACGAGCTCGTACCTCACGCACCCCGTCTTCAACACGCACCAGTCCGAGACGCAGATGATGCGCTACCTCAAGCAGCTCGCCGACCGCGACTACGCACTGGACCGCGGCATGATCCCGCTCGGCTCGTGCACCATGAAGCTCAACGCGGCGACCGAGATGCAGGCCGTGACCTGGCCCGAGTTCGCGAACCTGCACCCGTTCGCGCCCGAGGCCGACGTGGTCGGCACGCTCGGGCTCGTCGAGCAGCTCGAGACGTGGCTCGCCGAGGTCACGGGCTACGACACCGTGTCGCTGCAGCCGAACGCGGGCAGCCAGGGCGAGCTCGCGGGCCTGCTCGCGATCCGCGGCTTCCACCTCGCGAACGGCGAGGCCGAGCGCGACCTGTGCCTCATCCCGTCGAGCGCGCACGGCACGAACGCGGCCTCCGCGGTGCTCGCGGGCATGCGCGTGGTGGTCGTGGCCTGCGACGAGCTCGGCAACGTCGACCTCGCCGACCTGCGGGCCAAGATCGCCGAGCACGCGGCATCCATCGCGGCGCTCATGATCACCTACCCGTCGACGCACGGCGTGTACGAGCACGACGTGCGCGAGATCTGCCAGGCCGTGCACGACGCCGGCGGCCAGGTCTACGTCGACGGCGCGAACCTCAACGCCCTGCTCGGCTTCGCCCGCTTCGGCGACTTCGGCGGCGACGTCTCGCACCTGAACCTGCACAAGACGTTCTGCATCCCGCACGGCGGCGGCGGGCCGGGCGTCGGACCGGTCGCGGCCAAGGCGCACCTCGCGCCGTACCTGCCCGGCCACCCGATGGCGCAGCGCACCGACCACGCGGGCGGCTTCGTGCACGGCGGCGGACCGGTCTCGGCGGCGCCCTACGGCAGCGCCTCGATCCTGCCGATCTCGTGGGCGTACGTTCGCATGATGGGCGCCGAGGGCCTCGCGCAGTCGACCGCGTCGGCCGTGCTCGCGGCGAACTTCGTGGCCTCCCGCCTGCGCGAGCACTTCCCGGTGCTCTACACGGGCGAGAACGGGCTCGTGGCGCACGAGTGCATCCTCGACCTGCGGCCGCTCACGGCGTCGACCGGGGTCAGCGTCGACGACGTGGCGAAGCGTCTCGTCGACTACGGATTCCACGCGCCGACGATGTCGTTCCCGGTCGCGGGCACGCTCATGGTCGAGCCGACCGAATCCGAGGACCTCGCGGAGCTCGAGCGGTTCGTCGAGGCCATGGTCGCGATCAAGGCCGAGGCCGACGCGGTCGCACGAGGCGAGTGGCCGGCCGACGACAACCCGCTGCGGAACGCGCCGCACACGGCCGAGTCGGTCATCGCGGGGGAGTGGACGCACCCCTACACCCGCGAGCAGGCCGTGTACCCCGTGCACTCGCTCGTGCGGAACAAGTACTGGGCGCCCGTGCGACGCATCGACCAGGCCTATGGCGACCGCAACCTCGTGTGCGCCTGCCCGCCGGTCGAGGCGTTCGCGTAA
- a CDS encoding CPBP family intramembrane glutamic endopeptidase: protein MSAARLRIEIIIVLGLSLGASAVYSIVSLIAKLTAEQSLGDQSVALNPSRSQREWLDFTYQFLDVFFGLFAVALVLYLLWQPGRSPFRRIGFDLTRPGRDAASGLLLVLVIGVPGLALYAAGRALGITVAVEASPANWLWWTVPILVLRALEAALTEEIIVVGYLFTRLRELGVGPWATIVSSALLRGTYHLYQGFGPFVGNVAMGVVFGWCYQRWGRTMPLVVAHLVLDVVSFVGYPLAVAWWPGLFAAPAS, encoded by the coding sequence ATGTCGGCTGCTCGTTTGCGCATCGAGATCATCATCGTGCTGGGGCTCTCGCTCGGCGCCTCGGCCGTCTATTCGATCGTCTCGCTCATCGCGAAGCTCACGGCCGAGCAGTCGCTCGGCGACCAGTCCGTGGCCCTCAACCCGAGCCGGTCGCAACGCGAGTGGCTCGACTTCACGTACCAGTTCCTCGACGTGTTCTTCGGCCTCTTCGCGGTCGCACTCGTGCTGTACCTGCTGTGGCAGCCGGGCCGCAGCCCGTTCCGCCGCATCGGCTTCGACCTGACCAGGCCGGGCCGCGACGCGGCATCCGGCCTGCTGCTCGTGCTGGTGATCGGCGTGCCAGGGCTCGCGCTGTATGCGGCCGGCCGAGCGCTCGGCATCACGGTCGCCGTGGAGGCCTCACCGGCGAACTGGCTGTGGTGGACGGTGCCGATCCTCGTGCTGCGCGCGCTCGAGGCCGCGCTGACCGAGGAGATCATCGTCGTCGGGTACCTGTTCACGCGCCTGCGCGAGCTGGGCGTCGGACCGTGGGCCACGATCGTGTCGAGCGCGCTGCTGCGCGGCACGTACCACCTGTACCAGGGCTTCGGGCCGTTCGTCGGCAACGTCGCCATGGGCGTCGTCTTCGGCTGGTGCTACCAGCGCTGGGGGCGCACGATGCCGCTCGTCGTCGCGCACCTCGTGCTCGACGTGGTGTCGTTCGTCGGCTACCCGCTGGCCGTGGCCTGGTGGCCCGGGCTGTTCGCCGCGCCCGCCTCCTGA